Below is a genomic region from Castanea sativa cultivar Marrone di Chiusa Pesio chromosome 2, ASM4071231v1.
CTTATGCATAATGTTGATCCTTTCATTTCTAGTTAATCCAATACAACTCAATAGGGGTATTAAAAGTTAATTAGCATCTCAcctctataaattaattgtgtaaGGAATAAAGAAATTTTGACTTATTTTTTCCCGCCACACCAAAAATGATCCATGCCTTAAAAATACACTGTCAGTAACAAACGGTTGCAAAATAATAGATAATTGTCAATATATGTTGACACCGGAATAAAGTGGCAGCAAATAAGTCTATTATTTTGAATGAATTTCTCCACAATTTTAGAAGATAATTTGAAGATTAATAGGCCATTTTGTCCAAGAAGTCAAATAACATTTAATTGAGGTTTTCTTAGGCAATTTTTAGCTAttatgttttagttttattaGGCAGACAAatcatttaatttgtttatagCTCCTATGAGTTAAGGTCTTGAAAATGTAATGTTTTTAATTGCAAATTTTGTTCTCCAATGCTTAGACGGTTGTTCTAAGTATTATGTAAGACATTTGGctgaattgaataaaattgAATTATAGAATGTTTTCAGAACTAGCCTTTGTGCTTTTCAAGAAGAAggattttttctaaattaaCTCTTATTCCTTGGGTGGATTCTTTTGGGTAGCAAGTTTTGGTTTCTATATCTCTTTGGGTGGTGATATTTTGTATCCCATTGAGTGGTGAGCCAATCTAGTTCTGTATTCTTAGTTAAATTTCTTAGGGTGGTATTATCTATATCCCTTTGGGTTTGCTTTGGTGAGGAGCTTATCTATCATTTTAGTTCTTgagtttttttcttattctatataattagaaaatataaaaatatatatatctactcTGCCCTCACTTATCATATCAAATAAGTTTGGATTGCCCCATACAATTTCGGTATCATATATGGTACTTGCACATGTGGTTTGTTTATGTATTCTAtattctcagcaaaaaaaaaaagaagaagaagaagaaggtttaTGCATTCTATAACGTTAATCACTGCCCATTTTTGTTGTATGCCTATAAACAAGTTATAgtcagaggaaaaaaaaaaactgaccattcaataatttttttaaggaacaaTTTATGTCTTTATGAATAATTAGGTATAGGTTATGCTGAGTTAGAGCATAAGCATTGGTAGcgtaaaaaaattagcaatttaACATTATAAAATGCTATTTTATCTccttattttacaaaatattcaacataagtagttttattttatcattcaacacaataaaataatataaataatacaataaaataatatatctattacaataaataaaaaccaccaccaccaatataatatatatatatatatatatatatatatatattaccattTTAGTTACAGTGTACAACCATCTTTGGCTGTGCACCGTAGctcagcaacaaaaaaaaaaaaaaaaagggttttgttCCATTGATGCAACCTTTTTTGCTATATTTATtgataaatttagtattttagCAAAATTCCTACGTAAATACTAATGTTCTTATTAGGTGCTCCTCGTGCCctcttttcttatatttatgTTAATcctcataaatttaattaatatgatTCATTATTAATATGagatgaaaaaatattatattatctaCTAATTACTCGtatctttctgttttttttattatttattttttttattgtattttatgttttatcttgtagtaaaactaaaatgtttgcatttatttattattttttgtattttattggtTTGGAACGAGAGTTAGAAACTTAGATTAGAAGTGTGTTGACATGTGATATGATGTGATGTGAGAACGTGGATCGTATGGGTGTGAGTTTTTGGCTTTAGGATAGCTGGCATGATTAACAATGAATTATGAACGGGGTATCAACGTAAATATGAGTACGAATGAAGGACATCTTATGTAAGGCAATTGTAGGCCACTTTCCATCTGTATAATTTAGATAgcattgagatttgagaggagTTAAAGGAGGAAAAGGAAAGTGGTCTCCAACCAACACCAACccatcaattctctctctctctctcttgaaacTTATTGTCCTTTCTTTATATTAATCTTTCCACACCCTTCACAACTTCAGAGCTTATCCTCAATCCAGCTCtctctcctaaaaaaaaaaacacgcacatgcacaaaacaaaacaaggaaaaaagcaaaaattgaaaatttgagctTAATCagcttttttttagtttttagctttaTCAAAAAACCATGGCTTCTCCACCAGACACAAGCAAAACCATAAAGCTAGAGCGGTACAATAGCTACCTCCGAAGAGTTAACAGCACAAAGCTCCTAAACGCTTCCTCCAAGTTGCTTTTCCGAGCTACTCTTCTCATCGCTCTTGCTCTCATCTTCTACTTCACCCTCAACTACCCTCCACTCTCCGATAATCCCAACCACCATGTCCACAACCACCACAACTTCCTCTCCTCCGCCTTCTACGGCCACCGAACTAACGGAGGCGCCGCTTGGGAGAAACAAGTCCGCCACTCTTCCACTCCACGCCGCCCCAATGGCATGTCGGTCCTTGTCACTGGCTCCGCTGGCTTCATCGGCTCTCACTGCTCCCTCGCTCTCAAGAAACGTGGCGACGGTGTTCTCGGCCTCGACAACTTCAACGACTACTACGACCCCTCCTTGAAGCGTGCCAGACAAGCCCTCTTGCTGAAACACCAAATCTTCATCGTCGAAGGAGATCTGAACGATGCCTCATTGCTTACAAAACTATTCGACGTCGTTCCATTCACTCACGTTCTTCATTTAGCTGCTCAAGCTGGGGTTCGCTACGCCATGAAGAACCCACAGTCCTACGTGAGCTCCAACATTGCTGGATTCATCAATCTCCTGGAAGTGGCTAAGTCTGTGGATCCTCAACCTGCAATCGTTTGGGCTTCGTCTAGCTCCGTCTATGGCCTCAACACCGAAAACCCATTCTCAGAATTGCACCGGACCGACCAACCTGCAAGTCTCTACGCTGCCACCAAAAAAGCAGGCGAAGCAATAGCTCACACATACAACCACATCTACGGACTCTCCCTCACAGGCCTAAGGTTCTTCACAGTGTACGGACCTTGGGGGAGACCAGACATGGCTTACTTCTTCTTCACAAAGGATATCCTACATGGGAAGACCATTGATGTGTACCGAACTCAGGACGAGAAGGAGGTGGCGCGTGACTTCACTTACATAGACGACGTGGTAAAAGGGTGTTTAGGAGCGCTGGACACGGCGGAGAAGAGCACCGGGAGAGGAGGCAAGAAGAGAGGCCCAGCTCAGCTGAGAATCTACAATCTGGGGAACACTTCACCAGTGCCAGTTGGGAAGTTAGTGTCAATATTGGAAGGTTTGTTAAACACAAAAGCCAAGAAGCATGTGATCAAGATGCCTACAAATGGGGACGTGCCTTTCACTCACGCAAATGTCAGCTTGGCATTCACAgattttgggtacaaacccACCACAGACTTGGCCACTGGGTTGAGGAAGTTCGTCAAGTGGTATGTTAGTTATTATGGGATTCAATCGAGGGTAAATAAGGAAAAGAGCATCATTAGCAATGAGCATCCCGGAGAATCCGCTTGATGTTCTCCACTCTGCTTCTAATCACATTCCACATCACATGGGCCGGGGTGGGtgacttttctctctctctctctctctctctctctctctctctctatatatatatttttttgtttctgtttaaTTTTATTCTGCCTTTacatttcttttctcaaatgtattttgtatcaaattaaTTGTCGCATATGCGCAGTTGTTCTTCTggatgtaatatatatatatatatagacacacatagGAGATGAAGAGGAAAAGAGAAACAAGAACAAGTGTAGATCTGTTTGAAATTGGGGGCGGGTGTACTGGTGGTGTAATAATTAACGTGGGTGCAAGGGGTCTGCTACAAAGGGTGTAGATCTCAGTCAGCCCTTGGACtcgtattataaaataataaaaaaattgttactatTGAACAACAACGAGGATGATTACAACAATCCTCCAtgcctttttatttgtttatcatttgttttattttttgtgtcgAAATCCTTGgcctttttgttatttgtttggTCATCGTAATTTGTTTTGCCCAGGGATCTCTCTCTGCAACAGTTATTTCATTATTTGGACTAGTCAGTCAAAATGAGTTTGGTCTATTCGGTTGGAATAATAGAAAAGTGGGaaagatagaaaaataataaaaaagtgggAAAGATAGAAAATAGGGAGACGATGGAAAAGTGATAGAagagtggtaaaaaaaaattttatttagttgaaaataaaatttgtacaaAAGGTAACACATTattcttttaaagaaaattttgtatagaTAGACACTTTAcgaaagtaaaaaaataaaaatagcataagaaataaactcaaaactgatcttataaaaagaaaagaacaaaaacaaaaaccaatcaaaattaatgagaaaataaacatatgagcacccaacaaaaaaaaaaaaaaaaaagaaagctacaCGTCtggaaaaaatcaaagaaaaaaaaactaacacgTTAGttaataacaaagaaagaaaaaaaaatcgaaggaaaaaaaaaaaaaaggaagccaACACATTAGTTactaacagtaaaaaaaaaataaaaaaaaataaaaaaaaaaaaaaaatttgccaacACGTTGGGGACTTAGAGGTGAATTCTAATTTTGGGAAGAAAATTTGTTGGTGAGcctaaaaaaatacatttgaactcactatttattttcttttcttttcacttaATTAAACACACTTCAACAAAGTTTATCtccatattttcttttcaaagttttttatttactcTATtttacctccaaacaaacacagtATAAAAGAAGGGAAAGTTATTCCATTATTGCTGTCTGTTAATTTGAATGCAAGCAATAATAACTTTAtccaaataagaaaaagaatatcccaccaaaaaaaaaagattataattaAAAAGTGCCCAAAAGAACAAACGGCTGATGGAGGTTTCTCCATCAGATACAGGTGGAAATTATTGAGAGGGTTGTGTTTACGCGTAAAGATGAACTTGCAAGTTATAAATTAACTAGTCTCTAATCCTAGTTATACATGGtaatatatctatttatgaggtaaattaaaataattttataaaattttaaattgattaagaaattatactattgcatgatttgctcttatatgacttcaatttgtattacaatttgatgaaaaagttACTACTTGAACGTGtaataacttataaaaaatttgactaacagttttaaataatgcaaaaaaaataactcaaaaattcagatattaaaacttttaaaagaccaaaaaatattaaagaatcagattATTCAttgtttagaaattattgaaacaaaacaatatatatatatatataactacacaaatgtaaaattaaaaaataagttattggaACAATTCAAGAAATATATgactattcaaaagagaaatataagaagaaaaaaaaagtacacgaataagttttaaattttaacggGTCTAAATTTTAAACGAACATTATCAGCATGTGTGGCCCATGCTAAAAAATGTTGAGCAAGGGCTCACATTGAAATAATGAAAGCCATGCATCCTCTAAATATATCGTATATAAGCTCTCTGCCTAAGAAATTAACATACTTTTATATCATGAGGTGAAACAAAGACATATGCAGTAGCAGCAaccttaaatttcaattattgcaaactTTTTTATCTTGCAAAAACTGTTTAAAGAGATTTTGGTGGTTCATGTACAAAaatgactttttaaaaaataaatgaaaaaccataaaataattttttttaacaaagtaaaggagaagaaaataatagaagaaGAGCTTATACTTCTATtcggcttaaaaaaaaaataaaaaagaaagtttgcattgcttttatagtgtttatGATTAAACTcgcaaatttgaaaataaattatcaacgtttgagtttgagtttgagtttaagttggacttgttaaagagatagagtttcattccttattaagtttggaaaaaaatttaaaaaaaaatactaaaaaagttataataatGTAGCAAACTTTGAAGAGGTCAATTAAAAGTCAAAGACtatggttttatatatatatatatatatatatatatatatattaagaggattcaaaaagttagttattgttttttttctatcaaaaatacccctaaattaattaaccaacaatttaaaaatagggttaaaatagtaaattgacaaaaataataaattcttatGTCTATGTCTTCCGGCTTCTAATAAACTCCTACTTTTACgttgatttaaattcctacATCTATTCATTAATCCCTACAAAATAGAATCactcttttgttagttttaaaactcctcCAATCTACAAAACTCATCCCACGTATTCATTAcacccttagatttttttttttttttttttgtgattggaaaaagtagaattccaaattataataaatgcaaagtattaatctttacccaaaaaatagaagggtCTCATGCACGTGCTCAAAGGCTAGCATAtattaaaatgatttaaaaagctagttttgtcttcttcttttttattccaaaaatacccataatttaatgaactttatctttatttctaaatcataaaaataaggttaaaatcctaaagtgataaaaaagaattataaaaataaactacCCATATTTATAAAACTCCCTCATGTACACAACCAAACTACCCCatgttcctataaaaaaaacttacaaaaaaatgAGTCTCTTGTATCCAAATAATGAGTCTCTTGTGGTGagtcatatatatacatatatatatatatatataaatgctgTCCAGTCAAACTTTCTAACTAAGTTTGACAACTATTATATATCCCTACCCTATGACCACATGTTTCCTTTGTCAGTATTATTTTGCTCCACGTGCTCCAAAATCCGCATGGAACCGcattactattttctttttactagTCAACTTTACGGTCagacaatattaaaaaaaggatCATATTTTACAGTTTAGTGTGCCCacttaaatttcaacaattaggctcaaaaaaaaaaaaatttcaacaattgaTTTCACTTGTTTTAATCATAGtcgtttattttattttaatgaaaacttGTTATCGGTGAAGCAggttatatataaaagtaaaaatacgGGAAAAATAGACGTCTTTGCTTCTCTCGCGTTTTCTCTCGTTCTTCAATTCTTCATCTGTATAATTATCTTgcgtatttttctctctcttgtattgTGTGTGGTGGGTGAATCTCTTTTGGCATCCCGTGGCTTTACTCAGTGGTGAaggcttctcaaaaaaaaaaaattcaaaattcaaaaaaatcaaaatccctTTGACATAGTGGATGGTTAGAATCAAAACCAGAAAACCCCAACTCATGCAagctgtgaaatttattttgtttcccCAAATTGTTTGTTAGTTTTTTGATTgcaacttttttctttatttcaactTATTTGAGTATTAGGTACTGTGTGGATGTGGAAAAAGGAACCTTTGAAAGAATGCTATGCAAAGGAGTTTTTGAAAGATGTACCCAGATGTTGTTTTGCTTGACGACTTAAATAAGAAGAGATGTCAAGATTAAAGAGTACTAAATCTTGGAACATTCGAATTAGAAGTAGGTCCTATCAATTATGCTATCATTGTTTATAGTTTGGATCTAATATTTTAGAGTTGTATTGTGTTAGTCTCGTACATTTTTAAGTTATCAATCTTAGTTAGGTGGTCTTTGAAGGACTCTGTGTTTATCGAAGTGGCTGTGTTGGGCTGGCTGTGAGCTTTTGCTCTGTTTTTAATGTGTTTGCTCTTCAATATAATGactgaattataaaaataaaaaaaataaagtacgTCTTATGCACTAGATCATGTGGaacaat
It encodes:
- the LOC142624429 gene encoding UDP-glucuronate 4-epimerase 6 — protein: MASPPDTSKTIKLERYNSYLRRVNSTKLLNASSKLLFRATLLIALALIFYFTLNYPPLSDNPNHHVHNHHNFLSSAFYGHRTNGGAAWEKQVRHSSTPRRPNGMSVLVTGSAGFIGSHCSLALKKRGDGVLGLDNFNDYYDPSLKRARQALLLKHQIFIVEGDLNDASLLTKLFDVVPFTHVLHLAAQAGVRYAMKNPQSYVSSNIAGFINLLEVAKSVDPQPAIVWASSSSVYGLNTENPFSELHRTDQPASLYAATKKAGEAIAHTYNHIYGLSLTGLRFFTVYGPWGRPDMAYFFFTKDILHGKTIDVYRTQDEKEVARDFTYIDDVVKGCLGALDTAEKSTGRGGKKRGPAQLRIYNLGNTSPVPVGKLVSILEGLLNTKAKKHVIKMPTNGDVPFTHANVSLAFTDFGYKPTTDLATGLRKFVKWYVSYYGIQSRVNKEKSIISNEHPGESA